From Rudanella lutea DSM 19387, a single genomic window includes:
- a CDS encoding sensor histidine kinase: protein MGDSVYVLAVTSTVVFLLLAVFIVSFALVFQRRQLENLRERSAMKAAYEEEILKAQIEMQNQTLQSIGRELHDNIGQLLSVTKLYLNQLEDAEDLTEVRPLTQKTNGVIDQTIRGVRSLSKSLDGDFIRDFGLVETLAFEIERLNGAGRLTASLRVQPDIQPLGFEREIILFRMVQEAINNLLKHAQARALHVSLQTRDGQLLLQLEDDGKGFDYDAVMNQSMTNSGAGLRNMQRRAELIGGSCTVDTAPGRGTRIAFVVPVGRSVALAV from the coding sequence ATGGGTGATAGTGTTTACGTTTTGGCCGTTACGAGCACGGTTGTGTTCCTGCTACTGGCGGTGTTTATCGTCAGCTTTGCCCTTGTTTTTCAGCGTCGTCAGCTCGAAAACCTGCGCGAACGTTCGGCGATGAAGGCGGCTTACGAAGAAGAAATCCTCAAAGCACAGATCGAAATGCAGAATCAGACCCTGCAATCGATCGGGCGCGAACTGCACGACAACATCGGGCAGCTTCTGTCGGTCACCAAACTGTACCTCAATCAGCTCGAAGATGCCGAAGACCTCACCGAGGTGCGACCGCTGACCCAAAAAACCAACGGGGTCATTGATCAGACCATTCGCGGGGTGCGGTCTCTGAGCAAAAGTCTGGATGGTGACTTTATCCGTGACTTCGGCCTGGTGGAAACGCTGGCGTTTGAGATTGAGCGGCTTAATGGCGCGGGGCGGCTCACCGCCAGCCTACGTGTGCAGCCCGACATACAGCCGCTTGGGTTTGAGCGTGAAATTATCCTGTTCCGTATGGTGCAGGAGGCTATCAATAATCTGCTCAAACACGCGCAGGCACGGGCGCTGCACGTAAGCCTGCAAACGCGCGATGGCCAACTGCTCCTCCAACTCGAAGACGACGGGAAGGGCTTCGATTATGACGCCGTCATGAATCAGTCGATGACCAATTCGGGTGCGGGCTTGCGAAATATGCAGCGCCGGGCCGAATTGATCGGGGGGAGCTGCACGGTTGATACAGCCCCCGGCCGGGGTACACGAATCGCGTTTGTCGTTCCGGTAGGCCGGTCGGTTGCGTTAGCCGTGTAG